Proteins from a single region of Rhea pennata isolate bPtePen1 chromosome 4, bPtePen1.pri, whole genome shotgun sequence:
- the OTUD4 gene encoding OTU domain-containing protein 4 isoform X8 yields MEAAGKPDGGEQSHQGSSTDTPGDASMDRYLRSQGLYRKRVAKDGSCLFRAVAEQVLNCQSRHIDVRMACVDYLRKNREKFEAFIEGPFEEYLKCLENPQEWVGQVEISALSLMYKKDFIIYREPNVSPSHVTENGFSDKVLLCFSNGNHYDIVYPIEYSERAALCQSLLYELLYEKVFDTDVKQIIAELSAVDVTEESNGSSEVSASDSEDDNYR; encoded by the exons ATGGAGGCGGCGGGTAAACCAGATGGCGGGGAGCAGAGTCATCAAGGCAGCAGCACGGACACTCCTGGGGACGCTTCTATGGACCGCTACTTGCGATCTCAGGGCTTATATAGAAAGAGAGTTGCCAAGGATGGATCCTGTCTCTTCAGAGCTGTGGCTGAgcag GTATTAAACTGTCAGTCTCGGCATATTGATGTTAGGATGGCTTGTGTTGATTATCTTCGGAAAAATAGGGAGAAATTTGAAGCA TTCATAGAGGGGCCATTTGAAGAATActtaaaatgtttggaaaacCCACAG gaaTGGGTTGGACAAGTAGAAATAAGTGCCCTTTCTCTTATGTACAA gaaagACTTCATAATCTACCGGGAACCAAATGTTTCTCCTTCACATGTAActgaaaatggcttttctgaTAAG gtattgcTGTGTTTCTCAAATGGAAACCACTATGATATTGTTTATCCCATAGAGTATTCAGAAAGAGCTGCTCTCTGTCAGT ctctTCTGTATGAACTGCTGTATGAAAAGGTATTTGATACAGATGTAAAGCAAATCATAGCAGAGCTTAGTGCTGTTGATGTGACAGAGGAAAGTAATGGTAGCAGTGAAGTATCTGCTTCAGATTCAGAAGATGACAACTACAGGTAA